TATCCAGGGAACCATCAACGGTTATGGCGAGCGCACCGGAAATGCCAATCTCTGCACCATCATCCCCGGGGTGCAGCTCAAAATGGGCATTCCCCTCGTACCGCCTGAGAAGCTGGCAACCTTGACGGGACTGTCTCACCTCGTCGCCGAACTCGCGAACATGTCGCATCGCGACTTTGACCCCTACGTGGGCCGGGACGCCTTCACGCACAAAGGCGGCATGCACGCCGACGCTGTCAAGAAACTCAAATCCAGCTACGAACACATTGCGCCGGAACTGGTGGGCAACACCACCCACATTTCCGTCAGCGAGATGTCGGGCCGCTCCAGCCTGCTGCAAAAAGCCGCGGAGCTGGGGATTGAACTCGATAAGAACGCACCCGAAACGAAGGCGGTTCTACACCGCGTGAAAGAACTGGAAAACGAAGGGTTCGAGTTTGAGGGCGCGGACGCTTCGCTGGAACTGCTCATCCGGCGCGCCCAGAAACGCCACCGCTCTTTCTTCAAGTTGCGCGGTTTCCGTGTGTGGGTCGAGCGGCACGATGACGCTCACCCGGCCGTGTCCGAGGCAACCGTTCGTATCGAACTGCCCAACGGGGAAATCGTGCATACCGCGGGCGAAGGGACTGGTCCCGTCGACGCGCTGAACTGTGCGTTGCGCCGCGCGCTGACCTCCATCTATCCGGAACTCAACGACGTGCATCTCGAAGACTACAAAGTCCGCATCCTCGATGCGCAGGCGGCGACCCGCGCGAAGACCCGCGTGTTGATCGAATCCACCGACGGCGAAGCAGAGTGGGACACGGTCGGCGTTTCGGAGAACATCATTACGGCTTCCTACGACGCCTTGGTCGACAGCATCGAATACAAACTTCTGCGGTCACGCGGTCTCGAGTAGTCCGCATTTTGCGCTGGCGCAAAATGCTCACGTGCAAGATTGTGGGGTTATGCCATGAGGATTTCTGACGAACACACCCTGCTTGTGGAGAATCGTTGTGCTTCTCGCCGCGAGTCTCGCAGCCACGCAAGTTCCACGAACTGTTCGTGTGTGTTCGTGAGAAATCCGGATTAGGTCCTCCCTTGGCCGCTTCGACGACAACCTCGCGACCGGCAGGACGGTTCCTCAAGACCTATGGTTTGCTCCTTGTCGCGCTTGCGCTGGAATGCGTCGTGTTCGAGATCATTGCCCGGCGGCAAGGCATGCCTCCCTTCTTGTCCATAGACAACCTCATCCTTGTGCTCAACCAGTCCGCCATCTACGGGGTCGTCTCCGTCGGCATGACTCTCGTGATCCTCACCGGAGGCATTGACCTCTCCGTAGGTTCCGTACTGGCATTCGGCGGCATCGTCTGCGCACTAATCATCCGCGCCGCCGGCGACACATGGACCGCGTATGCCCTCGCCTACTCCGGGGCCATTTTGGCCGGCTTTGCCAGCGGGAGTTTCGCGGGACTTTTCATCACGCGCTTTCAGATCCCACCGTTCATCG
The window above is part of the Candidatus Hydrogenedentota bacterium genome. Proteins encoded here:
- the cimA gene encoding citramalate synthase, with product MVKFSSEDQLRVVRALDDFGVSYIEGGQPGSNPKAAELFARARDLNLKNAKMAAFGSTRHSKSTVEDDPNLAALLDAQTEVITIFAKSSTIHVKEVLRVSLEENLRIIAESVAYLRSHDRRVFLDAEHFFDGYFEDSEYALAAIESAWRAGAEVLALCDTNGGCLPWQIEDIVKTVRNRLPEAVVGIHAHNDSGCGVANTLAAVKAGAIHIQGTINGYGERTGNANLCTIIPGVQLKMGIPLVPPEKLATLTGLSHLVAELANMSHRDFDPYVGRDAFTHKGGMHADAVKKLKSSYEHIAPELVGNTTHISVSEMSGRSSLLQKAAELGIELDKNAPETKAVLHRVKELENEGFEFEGADASLELLIRRAQKRHRSFFKLRGFRVWVERHDDAHPAVSEATVRIELPNGEIVHTAGEGTGPVDALNCALRRALTSIYPELNDVHLEDYKVRILDAQAATRAKTRVLIESTDGEAEWDTVGVSENIITASYDALVDSIEYKLLRSRGLE